One Mycolicibacterium sarraceniae genomic window carries:
- a CDS encoding ComF family protein encodes MGDLVLPLECGGCGAPSTPWCDTCAASLKVHTDEPHLVTPRVDPGVPVFALGRYAGSRRQAIVAFKEHGRRDLAGPLAHALALGIHQLLSWGILDTPFTIVPAPTRALAARRRGGDPVTRIAQRATRNHPEIAVVKALTTRAMVRDSVGLTSADRERNLNGRIKITKPVGGDVLLVDDIVTTGATAREAVRMLQKAGANVTAVLTLAQA; translated from the coding sequence ATTGGCGACCTCGTCCTCCCGTTGGAATGCGGAGGTTGCGGCGCACCGTCGACCCCCTGGTGCGACACCTGCGCCGCAAGCCTGAAGGTGCACACCGACGAACCCCACCTCGTCACCCCACGCGTCGACCCGGGCGTGCCCGTCTTCGCCTTGGGCCGCTACGCCGGCTCGCGCCGCCAAGCCATCGTCGCGTTCAAAGAGCACGGCCGCCGAGACCTTGCCGGCCCGCTGGCCCACGCCCTGGCCCTCGGCATCCACCAGCTCCTGAGCTGGGGCATCCTCGACACCCCGTTCACCATCGTCCCGGCCCCGACGCGCGCATTGGCCGCCCGCCGGCGCGGCGGTGATCCCGTCACCCGCATCGCGCAACGAGCCACCCGGAACCACCCGGAGATCGCTGTCGTCAAAGCCCTCACAACCCGCGCTATGGTCCGCGACTCCGTTGGCCTCACGAGTGCCGACCGCGAACGCAACCTCAACGGCCGCATCAAGATCACCAAGCCGGTCGGAGGCGACGTCCTGCTCGTCGACGACATCGTCACCACCGGCGCCACCGCTCGCGAAGCGGTGCGGATGTTGCAAAAAGCCGGCGCGAATGTAACGGCCGTGCTGACCCTCGCGCAGGCCTGA
- a CDS encoding ferredoxin reductase, which yields MVKNQVKISANVVDTIRPTVVGEGRNPAIDAVRALFGRITTPLLPDDYLQLANPLWSAREMRGRVLEVRRETEDSATLVIKPGWGFTFDYQPGQYIGIGLLVDGRWRWRSYSLTSSPHSDGTGRSRTITITVKAMPEGFLSTHLVGGVTPGTIVRLAAPQGNFVLPDPAPASVLFLTGGSGITPVMSMLRTLTRRGQIGDIVHIHSAPTESDVMFAAELAELARDHDTYRLTVRTTRTQGRLDLRQLDGVAPDWRQRQTWACGPEGMLTEAEKVWQAAGIGDQLHLERFAASRAAAHGQGGAVTFGRSGKTVAADAATSLMEAGESAGLRMPFGCRMGICQSCVVPLVEGHVRDLRTGVEHEPGTRIQTCVSAASGDCVIDV from the coding sequence ATGGTGAAAAACCAGGTCAAGATCAGTGCGAACGTGGTGGACACGATTCGGCCCACGGTGGTCGGCGAGGGGCGAAACCCCGCGATCGACGCGGTGCGGGCCCTCTTCGGGCGCATCACCACACCGCTGCTGCCCGACGATTACCTGCAGCTGGCCAACCCGTTGTGGTCGGCGCGCGAGATGCGCGGCCGGGTGCTCGAGGTCCGCCGGGAAACCGAGGACTCGGCGACACTGGTGATCAAACCCGGCTGGGGTTTCACCTTCGATTATCAGCCCGGCCAGTACATCGGCATCGGCCTGCTGGTCGACGGCCGCTGGCGGTGGCGGTCGTACTCCCTGACGTCCAGCCCGCACTCCGACGGCACCGGTCGTTCGCGGACGATCACGATCACCGTCAAGGCCATGCCCGAGGGTTTCCTGTCCACCCACCTGGTCGGGGGAGTGACACCCGGCACGATCGTCCGGCTGGCCGCGCCGCAGGGCAACTTCGTGTTGCCCGATCCTGCGCCCGCCTCGGTGCTGTTCCTCACCGGCGGCTCCGGCATCACCCCGGTGATGTCGATGCTGCGGACCCTGACGCGTCGTGGCCAGATCGGCGATATCGTCCACATTCATTCCGCCCCAACTGAATCCGACGTGATGTTCGCCGCCGAGCTGGCCGAGCTGGCCCGCGACCACGACACCTACCGGCTGACTGTGCGCACCACCCGGACCCAGGGGCGCCTGGATCTGCGTCAGCTCGACGGCGTAGCCCCGGACTGGCGGCAGCGCCAGACCTGGGCGTGTGGTCCCGAAGGAATGCTCACCGAGGCCGAGAAGGTATGGCAGGCGGCCGGGATCGGCGACCAGCTGCACCTCGAGCGGTTCGCGGCGTCCCGGGCGGCCGCGCACGGGCAGGGTGGCGCCGTGACGTTCGGCCGCAGTGGCAAGACGGTGGCGGCGGACGCTGCGACATCGTTGATGGAGGCCGGCGAGTCGGCCGGGTTGCGGATGCCCTTCGGCTGCCGCATGGGCATCTGTCAGTCCTGCGTGGTGCCCCTGGTCGAAGGGCATGTCCGTGATCTGCGCACCGGCGTCGAGCACGAGCCGGGTACTCGAATTCAAACCTGTGTTTCGGCTGCTTCGGGCGACTGTGTGATCGACGTCTGA
- the secA gene encoding preprotein translocase subunit SecA: protein MLSKLLRLGEGRMVKRLKGVADYVNTLSDDVEKLSDGELRAKTDEFKKRVADGESLDDLLPEAFAVAREAAWRVLSQRHFDVQLMGGAALHFGNVAEMKTGEGKTLTCVLPAYLNALSGDGVHVVTVNDYLAKRDSEWMGRVHRFLGLEVGVILSGLSPDERRAAYAADITYGTNNEFGFDYLRDNMAHSVEEMVQRGHNFAVVDEVDSILIDEARTPLIISGPADGASHWYSEFARLAPLLKKDTHYEVDIKKRTIGVHELGVEFVEDQLGIDNLYEAANSPLVNYLNNSLKAKELFERDKEYIVRNGEVLIVDEFTGRVLIGRRYNEGMHQAIEAKENVEIKAENQTLATITLQNYFRLYDKLAGMTGTAETEAAELHEIYKLGVVPIPTNRPMLRKDQTDLIYKTEEAKYIAVVDDVTERYEKGQPVLIGTTSVERSEYLSRQFTKRRVPHNVLNAKFHEQEAAIIAGAGRRGAITVATNMAGRGTDVVLGGNVDFLLDLRLRERGLDPVETPDEYEAAWQEELPKIKAQAAEEAEHVIEVGGLYVLGTERHESRRIDNQLRGRSGRQGDPGESRFYLSLGDELMRRFNGATLESLLTRLNLPDDVPIEAKMVTRAIKSAQTQVEQQNFEIRKNVLKYDEVMNQQRKVIYEERRRILEGENLEQQARDMLVDVITAYVDGATAEGYAEDWDLEQLWTALRQLYPVGIDHHDLLDFDAVGEPGELTREELLDALVEDAEKAYAAREAEITAMAGEGAMRQLERNVLLNVIDRKWREHLYEMDYLKEGIGLRAMAQRDPLVEYQREGYDMFVGMLDGLKEESVGFLFNVQVEATPQPAVGAVDTPQGLADLAGQQQEPAPAALHAKGIDDESSRQLTYSGPAEDGSAEVQRNGGGKHAAAAAGTTRKERREAARKQAKGGRTLRRG, encoded by the coding sequence GTGCTGTCGAAGTTGCTGCGCCTTGGTGAAGGCCGCATGGTCAAGCGCCTCAAGGGGGTGGCTGACTATGTCAACACCTTGTCCGACGATGTAGAGAAGCTCTCCGACGGTGAGCTGCGGGCCAAGACCGACGAGTTCAAGAAGCGCGTCGCGGACGGCGAAAGCCTCGATGACCTATTGCCCGAGGCTTTCGCCGTCGCACGTGAGGCGGCCTGGCGGGTGCTGAGCCAGCGCCACTTCGACGTCCAGTTGATGGGCGGCGCGGCCCTGCATTTCGGCAACGTCGCGGAGATGAAGACCGGTGAGGGCAAGACCCTGACCTGTGTGCTTCCGGCCTATCTCAACGCGCTGTCCGGCGATGGCGTCCACGTCGTCACGGTCAACGATTACCTGGCCAAGCGCGACAGCGAGTGGATGGGCCGCGTGCACCGCTTCCTGGGGCTCGAGGTCGGTGTCATCTTGTCCGGGCTGAGCCCCGACGAGCGCCGGGCGGCGTACGCCGCCGACATCACCTACGGCACGAACAACGAGTTCGGCTTCGACTATCTGCGCGACAACATGGCGCATTCGGTCGAGGAGATGGTGCAGCGCGGCCACAACTTCGCCGTCGTCGACGAGGTCGACTCGATCCTGATCGACGAAGCCCGCACCCCGCTGATCATCTCCGGCCCGGCCGATGGCGCCTCGCACTGGTACTCCGAGTTCGCCCGGCTGGCCCCGCTGCTGAAGAAGGACACCCACTACGAGGTCGACATCAAGAAGCGCACGATCGGTGTGCACGAGCTTGGTGTGGAGTTCGTCGAGGATCAGCTCGGCATCGACAACCTCTATGAGGCTGCCAACTCACCGCTGGTGAACTACCTGAACAACTCGCTGAAGGCCAAGGAGCTGTTCGAGCGCGACAAGGAGTACATCGTCCGCAACGGCGAGGTGCTGATCGTCGACGAGTTCACCGGCCGCGTGCTGATCGGGCGCCGCTACAACGAGGGCATGCACCAGGCCATCGAGGCCAAAGAGAACGTCGAGATCAAGGCCGAGAACCAGACGCTGGCCACGATCACCCTGCAGAACTACTTCCGGCTCTACGACAAGCTCGCCGGGATGACCGGTACCGCCGAGACCGAGGCCGCCGAGCTGCACGAGATCTACAAGCTCGGTGTGGTCCCGATCCCGACGAACCGGCCGATGCTCCGCAAGGATCAGACCGACCTGATCTACAAGACCGAGGAAGCCAAGTACATCGCCGTCGTCGACGATGTCACCGAGCGCTACGAGAAGGGTCAGCCGGTCCTGATCGGCACCACCAGCGTGGAGCGTTCGGAGTACCTGTCGCGTCAGTTCACCAAGCGTCGCGTCCCGCACAACGTGCTCAACGCGAAGTTCCACGAGCAGGAGGCCGCCATCATCGCCGGTGCCGGCCGGCGCGGCGCGATCACGGTGGCCACCAACATGGCCGGCCGCGGCACTGACGTCGTGCTGGGCGGCAACGTCGACTTCCTGCTGGATCTCCGGCTGCGTGAGCGGGGCCTGGATCCGGTCGAGACCCCCGACGAGTACGAGGCAGCCTGGCAGGAGGAGCTGCCGAAGATCAAGGCTCAGGCCGCCGAAGAGGCCGAGCACGTCATCGAGGTCGGCGGCCTCTACGTGCTGGGCACCGAGCGCCACGAGTCGCGCCGTATCGACAATCAGCTCCGCGGGCGTTCCGGTCGTCAGGGCGACCCCGGCGAGTCCCGGTTCTACCTGTCGCTGGGTGACGAGCTCATGCGGCGATTCAACGGCGCCACCCTGGAAAGCCTGTTGACCCGGCTCAACCTGCCTGACGACGTGCCGATCGAGGCCAAGATGGTCACCCGCGCCATCAAGAGCGCGCAGACCCAGGTCGAGCAGCAGAACTTCGAGATCCGCAAGAACGTGCTCAAGTACGACGAGGTGATGAACCAGCAGCGCAAGGTCATCTACGAGGAGCGCCGCCGGATTCTGGAGGGCGAGAACCTCGAGCAGCAGGCCCGCGACATGCTGGTCGACGTCATCACCGCCTACGTCGACGGCGCGACCGCCGAGGGCTACGCCGAGGACTGGGATCTTGAGCAGCTATGGACCGCCCTGCGGCAGCTCTATCCGGTGGGCATCGACCATCACGACCTGCTGGACTTCGACGCCGTCGGCGAGCCCGGTGAGCTGACCCGCGAAGAGCTCCTCGATGCACTGGTTGAGGATGCTGAAAAGGCTTATGCCGCACGGGAAGCGGAGATCACCGCGATGGCCGGTGAGGGTGCCATGCGCCAGCTGGAGCGCAACGTGTTGCTCAACGTGATCGACCGCAAGTGGCGTGAGCACCTCTACGAGATGGACTACCTCAAGGAAGGCATCGGCCTGCGGGCCATGGCGCAGCGTGACCCGTTGGTCGAGTACCAGCGCGAGGGCTACGACATGTTCGTCGGCATGCTCGACGGCCTCAAGGAGGAGTCGGTCGGCTTCCTGTTCAACGTCCAGGTGGAGGCGACGCCGCAACCGGCGGTCGGTGCCGTCGACACCCCGCAGGGCTTGGCTGATCTGGCTGGTCAGCAGCAAGAGCCGGCACCGGCCGCCTTGCACGCCAAGGGAATTGACGACGAGAGCTCGCGCCAGCTGACGTACTCCGGCCCTGCAGAAGACGGTTCGGCCGAGGTGCAGCGCAACGGTGGCGGCAAGCATGCGGCAGCCGCCGCCGGCACGACGCGCAAGGAACGTCGCGAGGCGGCCCGTAAGCAGGCCAAGGGCGGCCGGACCCTGCGTCGGGGCTAG
- a CDS encoding DUF6912 family protein: MMRVYVPATLAMLQQLVADGSLQPLSGTAFAVTPTLRESYAEGDDEELAEVAIGEAALASLRLLAAEAGHADGGLPLRRAVVIADADATVRPDLDDAVVRVSGRVNLDQVVAAYVDNPDAEPAVKAAIAVVDDADLGDDDAEFIVGDAQDHALAWYATQELPFLLDLL, encoded by the coding sequence CTGATGCGGGTCTATGTCCCGGCCACCTTGGCCATGCTGCAGCAGCTGGTTGCTGACGGATCGCTCCAGCCGCTGAGCGGGACGGCGTTCGCCGTCACGCCGACCCTGCGGGAGTCCTACGCCGAGGGCGACGACGAGGAGCTGGCCGAGGTCGCGATTGGCGAGGCGGCGCTGGCGTCGCTGCGTCTGCTGGCTGCTGAGGCGGGCCACGCCGATGGTGGGTTGCCGCTGCGCCGGGCGGTCGTCATCGCGGACGCCGATGCCACGGTGCGACCGGATCTGGACGACGCGGTGGTGCGGGTGAGCGGCCGGGTGAACCTGGATCAGGTAGTCGCTGCCTACGTGGACAATCCCGACGCCGAACCCGCCGTGAAGGCCGCGATCGCCGTCGTCGACGACGCCGATCTGGGCGACGACGACGCCGAGTTCATCGTGGGCGACGCCCAGGACCACGCCCTGGCCTGGTACGCCACCCAGGAGCTGCCGTTTCTGCTCGATTTGCTCTGA
- the hpf gene encoding ribosome hibernation-promoting factor, HPF/YfiA family: MSIESVNTGQLLTDEDDLAEAEAEVQVCGRNVEIPDHYRVYVAEKLARLERFDRSIYRFDVELEHERNRRQRKNCQHVEITARGRGPVVRGEACAESFYGAFEAAVRKLENRLRRTKDRRKVHYGDKTPVSLHEATALTPLIDATAAFTQDKSAVQEAPLDDHEPGRIVRTKEHPAKPMTVDDALYEMELVGHDFFLFQDKETDRPSVVYRRHAYDYGLIRLG, encoded by the coding sequence ATGTCAATCGAATCCGTGAACACCGGTCAATTGCTGACTGACGAAGACGACCTTGCCGAAGCCGAAGCCGAAGTGCAGGTGTGCGGCCGCAACGTCGAGATCCCCGATCACTACCGCGTCTATGTAGCGGAGAAACTCGCTCGCCTCGAACGGTTCGACCGCTCGATCTACCGCTTCGACGTCGAGCTCGAGCACGAACGCAACCGTCGCCAACGCAAGAACTGCCAGCACGTCGAGATCACCGCGCGAGGTCGCGGTCCGGTCGTTCGTGGTGAGGCCTGCGCAGAGAGCTTCTACGGTGCGTTCGAGGCCGCCGTCCGCAAACTCGAGAATCGGCTGCGGCGCACCAAGGACCGGCGCAAGGTTCACTACGGCGACAAGACGCCGGTCTCGCTGCACGAGGCGACCGCGTTGACACCCCTCATCGACGCGACGGCGGCCTTCACACAAGACAAGTCCGCCGTCCAGGAGGCGCCGCTCGACGACCACGAGCCCGGCCGCATCGTGCGCACCAAGGAGCACCCCGCCAAGCCGATGACCGTGGACGACGCCCTCTACGAGATGGAGCTGGTCGGTCACGACTTCTTCTTGTTCCAGGACAAGGAGACCGATCGGCCGTCCGTCGTCTACCGCCGGCATGCCTATGACTACGGGCTGATCCGGCTGGGCTGA
- the ppk2 gene encoding polyphosphate kinase 2: MSTSDSDGDASVKKRKIPKDVYKAELFRLQTELVKMQEWVKATGTRIVVLFEGRDAAGKGGTIKRVTEYLSPRAVRIAALPAPTERERGQWYFQRYIEHLPARGEIVLFDRSWYNRAGVERVMGFCTPKEHALFLRQCPIFEQMLIDDGIIVRKYWFSVSDDEQLRRFKSRRNDPLRRWKLSPMDLESVYRWEDYSRAKDEMMVHTDLPTSPWIVVESDDKKHARLNMMAHLLAGINYEEVPQPPVELPKRPLIGNYRRPSREVSTYVDDHVSTLFGD; the protein is encoded by the coding sequence ATGAGCACGAGCGACTCCGATGGTGACGCTTCGGTCAAGAAGCGCAAGATCCCCAAAGACGTGTACAAAGCCGAATTGTTCCGGCTGCAAACCGAATTGGTGAAGATGCAGGAGTGGGTCAAAGCCACCGGTACGCGGATCGTCGTCCTGTTCGAAGGGCGGGACGCGGCTGGCAAGGGCGGCACCATCAAACGTGTCACCGAATATCTGAGCCCGCGCGCGGTCCGCATCGCCGCGTTGCCCGCGCCCACCGAACGTGAGCGCGGCCAGTGGTACTTCCAGCGCTATATCGAGCACCTGCCGGCTCGCGGTGAGATCGTCCTGTTCGACCGGTCCTGGTACAACCGCGCCGGTGTCGAGCGGGTGATGGGGTTCTGCACGCCCAAGGAGCACGCCCTGTTTCTGCGGCAGTGCCCGATCTTCGAGCAGATGCTGATCGACGACGGGATCATCGTGCGCAAGTACTGGTTCTCGGTCTCCGACGACGAGCAGTTGCGCCGGTTCAAATCTCGCCGCAACGATCCGCTGCGGCGCTGGAAGCTGAGCCCGATGGATCTGGAGTCGGTGTACCGCTGGGAGGACTACTCCCGGGCCAAAGACGAGATGATGGTGCACACCGACCTCCCGACCAGCCCCTGGATTGTCGTGGAGTCCGACGACAAGAAGCATGCCCGGCTCAACATGATGGCCCACCTGCTGGCCGGCATCAATTACGAGGAAGTTCCGCAGCCGCCGGTCGAACTGCCCAAACGACCGCTGATAGGCAACTATCGGCGCCCATCGCGGGAGGTGTCGACCTATGTCGATGACCACGTCTCCACGTTGTTCGGAGACTGA
- a CDS encoding WS/DGAT/MGAT family O-acyltransferase: MVARLSASDASFYHLENTATPMYVGSLSILRKPRSGLSYESLLETVERRLPQIPRYRQKIREVTLGLARPVWVDDPDFDITYHVRRSALPSPGSDAQLHELIARLGSRPLDRSRPLWEMYLIEGLAKNRQAIYTKSHQALVNGMTALEVGHVVADRTQKPPTFGEDIWIPGREPTNNQLLIGAVGEWLARPRVQLRAVRSAIEELATNSGELVEMARRLTDVARTVARGTAPNSPLNTKVSRNRRFTVAVGSLADYRLVRSRYDCDVNDVVLAVIAGALRNWLLSRGEPVTNSSTVRAMAPTSVYPEAVLDSSPGQAISEVAPFLVDLPVGEGNAVVRLSQIAHTTESHSAAASLVDARTIVTLSGFAPPTLHAMGTRVATQFSARQFNLLITNVPGPQSQMYVAGAKLLETFAVPPLLHNQVLAIGVTSYCGMLYFGINADRDAMSDVDVLPTLLAESLDELLEAAQ; encoded by the coding sequence ATGGTGGCTCGGTTGTCAGCATCGGATGCGTCGTTTTATCACCTGGAGAACACCGCGACCCCGATGTACGTGGGCTCGCTGTCGATCCTGCGCAAGCCTCGATCCGGCCTCAGTTACGAAAGCCTGCTGGAGACCGTCGAACGTCGCCTGCCGCAGATCCCGCGCTACCGGCAGAAAATCCGCGAGGTGACCCTTGGCCTGGCTCGTCCGGTGTGGGTGGACGATCCCGACTTCGACATCACCTACCACGTGCGGCGCTCCGCGCTGCCGTCCCCGGGCAGCGATGCGCAGCTACACGAACTCATCGCCCGGTTGGGTTCGCGCCCGCTGGACCGGTCCCGCCCGCTGTGGGAGATGTACCTCATCGAGGGCCTGGCCAAGAACCGGCAGGCGATCTACACCAAGTCCCATCAGGCCCTGGTCAACGGGATGACGGCACTGGAAGTCGGCCACGTCGTCGCCGACCGCACCCAGAAGCCACCGACGTTCGGTGAGGACATCTGGATCCCGGGCCGCGAGCCCACCAACAATCAGCTCCTGATCGGCGCGGTCGGGGAGTGGCTGGCGCGGCCGCGAGTGCAGCTGCGGGCGGTCCGCTCGGCCATCGAGGAGCTCGCCACCAACAGCGGCGAGCTGGTCGAGATGGCGCGGCGGCTGACCGACGTCGCGCGCACCGTCGCTCGCGGTACCGCACCGAACAGTCCGCTGAACACGAAGGTCTCTCGCAACCGCCGGTTCACCGTCGCCGTCGGCTCGCTGGCCGATTACCGGCTGGTGCGGTCGCGCTATGACTGCGATGTCAACGACGTGGTGCTGGCGGTTATCGCCGGCGCCCTGCGTAACTGGCTGCTCTCGCGCGGTGAGCCGGTCACCAACAGCTCGACGGTGCGGGCGATGGCGCCCACGTCGGTGTATCCCGAGGCTGTCCTGGACTCGTCTCCCGGCCAGGCCATCAGTGAGGTGGCACCGTTTCTCGTCGACCTGCCGGTGGGTGAGGGCAACGCCGTGGTACGGCTGTCCCAGATCGCGCACACCACCGAATCGCATTCGGCGGCGGCCAGTCTGGTTGATGCCCGCACCATCGTCACACTGTCCGGGTTCGCGCCTCCGACACTGCACGCGATGGGTACCCGGGTTGCCACCCAGTTCTCCGCCCGCCAGTTCAACCTGCTGATCACCAATGTGCCCGGTCCGCAGTCACAGATGTACGTGGCCGGGGCCAAGCTGTTGGAGACGTTCGCGGTACCACCGCTATTGCACAATCAGGTGTTGGCCATCGGTGTGACGTCGTATTGCGGCATGTTGTATTTCGGCATCAACGCCGACCGCGACGCCATGAGTGATGTCGATGTATTGCCCACGCTGCTGGCCGAATCGCTCGACGAACTGCTCGAAGCCGCTCAGTAG
- a CDS encoding Rv3235 family protein, producing MSCVVPVVDYEPTVLRAAPERVRLLRPRGGSVPPPPPPPVESGPVRAAAGFADAALRRVLEVLDRRRSLAQLRPLLAAGLVDSLLPAVAHHEGHGTARLRRLRVQPVGTDGSVAEVAAIYSRDDRTHAIACRVEQVATPTGLRWQVVALHLG from the coding sequence ATGTCCTGCGTCGTTCCCGTCGTCGACTATGAGCCAACCGTCCTGCGCGCCGCACCCGAGCGGGTGCGTCTGCTGCGCCCACGCGGTGGCAGCGTGCCGCCCCCGCCACCGCCACCGGTCGAGTCCGGTCCGGTTCGGGCCGCGGCCGGGTTCGCCGATGCGGCGCTGAGGCGAGTCCTCGAAGTGCTCGATCGCAGGCGCTCACTGGCGCAGCTGCGCCCGCTACTGGCCGCCGGGCTGGTGGACTCACTGCTGCCCGCCGTAGCCCACCACGAAGGTCATGGCACCGCGCGACTACGCCGGTTGCGGGTTCAGCCGGTGGGGACCGACGGATCGGTCGCCGAGGTGGCAGCCATCTACAGCCGAGACGACCGCACCCACGCCATCGCCTGCCGGGTCGAGCAGGTGGCCACCCCAACCGGCTTGCGCTGGCAGGTGGTGGCGCTACACCTCGGCTGA
- a CDS encoding aldo/keto reductase — MSTIPSLTLNDGTSIPQLGFGVFQIAPDETAAAVCTALEIGYRHIDTAEMYQNEKGVGEGIRDSGINRGEVYITSKLSNGFHKPDDARRAFDGTIAALGFDYVDLFLIHWPLPGLYDGDFISTWKVLEEFKNDGRARSIGVSNFQIHHLEQLARDTEIVPAVNQIEVHPYFANDTLRGYGIDHSIRTEAWSPIAQGAVLGDPVIGAIAERHGKSPAQVVLRWHIERGDIVFPKSVTPERIKENTEIFDFELGDEDIDAITALDKGEAGRRGPNPDDFNWIPD; from the coding sequence ATGAGCACTATTCCGAGCTTGACATTGAACGATGGCACTTCGATCCCCCAGCTCGGGTTCGGTGTCTTCCAGATCGCACCAGATGAGACCGCGGCAGCGGTGTGCACCGCCCTGGAGATCGGCTATCGCCACATCGACACCGCCGAGATGTACCAGAACGAAAAGGGCGTCGGGGAGGGCATCCGGGATTCCGGCATCAACCGCGGCGAGGTGTACATCACCAGCAAGCTCAGCAACGGTTTCCACAAGCCCGACGATGCGCGACGCGCATTCGACGGGACTATAGCGGCGTTGGGCTTCGACTACGTCGACCTCTTCCTGATCCACTGGCCGCTGCCGGGGCTCTACGACGGCGACTTCATCTCCACCTGGAAGGTGTTGGAGGAGTTCAAGAATGACGGCCGCGCCCGCAGCATCGGGGTGTCCAACTTCCAGATCCACCACCTCGAGCAGCTCGCCCGCGACACTGAGATCGTGCCCGCCGTCAATCAAATCGAAGTGCATCCGTACTTCGCCAACGACACGCTGCGCGGCTACGGCATCGACCACAGCATCCGCACCGAGGCGTGGTCACCGATTGCCCAGGGCGCGGTGCTCGGCGACCCGGTGATCGGTGCGATCGCCGAACGCCACGGCAAGAGCCCGGCTCAGGTGGTGCTGCGCTGGCACATCGAACGCGGCGATATCGTGTTCCCGAAATCCGTTACCCCGGAGCGGATCAAGGAGAACACTGAGATTTTCGACTTCGAGCTGGGCGATGAGGACATTGATGCCATCACCGCACTCGACAAGGGCGAAGCCGGACGCCGGGGCCCCAACCCGGACGACTTCAACTGGATCCCCGATTAA
- a CDS encoding fatty acid desaturase family protein, translating into MAVTEVDAFTHLTEADIDSLAVELDSIRQDIEDSLGARDARYIRRTIAAQRGLEIAGRLMLTASSKRSAWWAGTVTLGVAKIIENMEIGHNVMHGQWDWMNDPEIHSSSWEWDMSGASKHWRFTHNFMHHKYTNILGMDDDVGYGVIRVTRDTKWKPFNLYGNLLFNTLLAIGFEWGVGLQHLELGKISKGRDDRKATLIRVREFGEKASRQLLKDYVVFPAVTSLSPGASYRSTATANAIANVIRNVWANAVIFCGHFPDGAEKFTKTDMVGESKGKWYLRQMLGSANIDGSRAMDFMTGNLSYQIEHHLFPDLPSNRYHEISVRVRQVCDKYDLPYTSGPFLVQYAKTWRTIAKLSLPDKYLRDTSDDAPETRSERMFDELGDEPRRGLKSAIAAVRAKRRAAKAG; encoded by the coding sequence ATGGCTGTAACCGAAGTTGATGCCTTTACGCATCTGACCGAAGCTGATATCGACAGCCTGGCGGTCGAGCTCGACTCCATCCGCCAGGACATTGAGGATTCCCTGGGCGCGCGGGATGCGCGCTACATCCGCCGCACGATCGCCGCTCAACGCGGGCTGGAGATCGCCGGGCGGCTGATGCTCACCGCGAGCTCCAAGCGATCCGCGTGGTGGGCCGGCACTGTGACTCTGGGCGTGGCCAAGATCATCGAAAATATGGAGATCGGCCACAACGTCATGCATGGCCAGTGGGATTGGATGAACGATCCCGAGATTCACTCCTCATCGTGGGAGTGGGACATGAGCGGGGCGTCGAAGCACTGGCGGTTCACCCACAATTTCATGCACCACAAGTACACCAACATCTTGGGCATGGACGACGATGTGGGCTACGGCGTCATCCGCGTCACCCGCGATACGAAGTGGAAGCCGTTCAACCTGTACGGCAACCTACTCTTCAACACCCTGCTGGCCATCGGCTTCGAGTGGGGCGTCGGATTGCAGCACTTGGAGCTGGGCAAGATATCCAAAGGTCGCGACGACCGTAAAGCCACCCTGATCCGGGTGCGAGAGTTCGGCGAGAAGGCTAGCCGCCAGCTGCTCAAGGACTACGTCGTCTTTCCGGCGGTCACGTCGTTGTCTCCGGGTGCCAGCTATCGTTCTACGGCCACTGCCAACGCGATTGCCAACGTAATCCGCAATGTGTGGGCCAACGCGGTGATCTTCTGCGGGCACTTCCCTGATGGCGCAGAGAAATTCACCAAGACCGACATGGTGGGCGAGAGCAAGGGCAAGTGGTACCTGCGCCAAATGCTGGGCAGCGCCAATATCGACGGCAGCCGGGCCATGGACTTCATGACCGGCAACCTGTCGTACCAGATCGAGCACCACTTGTTCCCCGACCTGCCCAGCAACCGGTACCACGAGATCTCGGTGCGGGTGCGCCAGGTCTGCGATAAGTACGACCTGCCTTATACCAGCGGGCCGTTCCTGGTGCAGTACGCCAAGACCTGGCGCACGATCGCCAAGCTGTCGCTGCCGGATAAGTACCTGCGCGACACCTCCGACGACGCGCCCGAGACGCGCAGCGAGCGCATGTTCGACGAGCTGGGCGACGAGCCCCGCCGCGGGCTGAAGTCCGCTATCGCGGCCGTGCGGGCCAAGCGGCGCGCAGCCAAGGCTGGCTAA